Below is a genomic region from Deltaproteobacteria bacterium.
AAAGGAGGTCTGCAACTGCTCGAGGAAGTTCGGAAGCGACAGCTCGGTCTCCCGGTGATTTTCTTGACGGGGTTCGGATCCATTCCGGAGGCAGTGCATGCGATCAAAGCGGGAGCGGTCGACTATTTGACCAAGCCGTTCAGCACCGAAGACCTGTTAAATATGGTCGAAAAGGTCCTCGATTCCGTAAGAGTTCCCGTAATGGAAGAAGCCTTTTCCTCTTTGAGCGAACGTTTCTATGGAGGGAACAGCCCGGCGATCCGGAAGCTGTATGACCTGATCGAGCGCGTGTCCTCGAGCGACGTAAATGTGTTGATCCTGGGAGAAAGCGGCGTCGGCAAAGAAGTGGTCGCCCGCTTGATTCACGAAAGAGGGGTTCGCGCGGAAAAACCCCTGGTGGTGGTTGACTGCGGTTCGATCCCCCGGGAACTCATGGAGAGCGAGCTGTTTGGACATTTAAAGGGTTCCTTTACCCACGCTGTTTCCAACAAGTGCGGTCTGATCGAAGCCGCTGAGGGAGGGACCCTATTGCTGGACGAAATCGGGAATATCTCTCCCGAGATGCAGGTGCGCCTGCTTCGGTTCCTGGAACAACGAAACATCCGTAAAGTAGGCGATGTGAGGGAGATACCGGTGGACTGCAGGGTCATTTCGGCCACCAACACCGACCTTCCCCGCGAGGTGGAGGAAGGCCGTTTTCGCGAGGATCTATACTACCGGCTCCGGGTTGTGATGCTCAAGATTCCCCCTCTGCGTGAAAGAAGAGAAGATATCCCACTGATTGCCGGCCGATTTGTCCGGGACATATGTAAGGAACGAGGAGTGCCCGAGATCGAACTGCACCCCGCCGTGGTGGAGTGGCTTTGCTGTTACTCCTGGCCCGGTAATGTTCGTGAACTCAAGAACGCTTTGTCGGGCGCCATCGCGCTATGCGATCATCGCCTCCTGCTTCCCGAACATCTGCATCTGACGGGCCTTTCAGACGCGAAACTTCCGGACTCGGTGGCGGAAAATTGCCTTCACCTGGAAGAGAGTGAACGAAACCTGATTATCCGGGCATTGAAAGAGACGGGAGGCGTCCAGAAAGATGCAGCTCCGCTGCTGGGCATCAGTCCGAGGTCGCTCAACTATAAAATCAAGAAGCTCGGCATCAAACTCATGTAGCCGAAGCGGCGGAACCGGCGAGGAAGGCCGCTTTCGGGCGGAAGGGATTCTTACGCAACAGAGACCGGCGTCGCCCGTTTGACGGACACGTCCGCGTCTTTACGTCCTCAAAAGAACAGGGCGTCATTTTACGAAATGTTCGTGGCTGCGTGGACGCGATGACCGTTTCCCTAAATCTAATATAAGGATAAGCGATGAAAACAACCGGCCGTGGGCTCGCTTCTTTGTTTTTCATGTGTACACTCATGTTCGGCAGCACCGTTGTTCTCGGAGCCGTGACGATAGGAAACGGGATCCAGGGAGACGGGAAATGGGAAGTGGTGGTCGACGTCGCGGGAGATTCGACTGGAGGAACCCTCGATCCTTTAGGACCTACCGGCTTGACGAAGGTGGTTTTCTGGTTTTTCACGGCGGTGGAAGTGGGCGAAGAGGCGCCTTTTCAACTGATCGATACCGACGTTACGACGCCGCCCACGTTGAAGTCGGGCACGAACGAAGTCGAATCCGCCGGGCTTTTTCCCGGACCCAACGGAACCGTGAACTGGAAAGCCGTATCGTCCATCGAGCCCGATAGTAAGATTTACAGGGTTACACTGACGTTCGAGAGTATGGAGCCGCTCGGAGCGCTCCGGCTGATCAACTATCTGGACGGAGACTCCAGTGACAGTAGTAACGATCTCCTGGTGGTCCTCAACGGCTCGGAACCGGAAGACATCCGTCTGCTGGTCCTTGG
It encodes:
- a CDS encoding sigma-54-dependent Fis family transcriptional regulator, which translates into the protein MSKVQEYAIKWLLAGVDDEVSVLTNKVSILVVDDDPDILGILESCLLPQGHQVFTASGVDEAMGLLGEHEMDLLISDVQMPDKGGLQLLEEVRKRQLGLPVIFLTGFGSIPEAVHAIKAGAVDYLTKPFSTEDLLNMVEKVLDSVRVPVMEEAFSSLSERFYGGNSPAIRKLYDLIERVSSSDVNVLILGESGVGKEVVARLIHERGVRAEKPLVVVDCGSIPRELMESELFGHLKGSFTHAVSNKCGLIEAAEGGTLLLDEIGNISPEMQVRLLRFLEQRNIRKVGDVREIPVDCRVISATNTDLPREVEEGRFREDLYYRLRVVMLKIPPLRERREDIPLIAGRFVRDICKERGVPEIELHPAVVEWLCCYSWPGNVRELKNALSGAIALCDHRLLLPEHLHLTGLSDAKLPDSVAENCLHLEESERNLIIRALKETGGVQKDAAPLLGISPRSLNYKIKKLGIKLM